A stretch of Caenorhabditis elegans chromosome IV DNA encodes these proteins:
- the pezo-1 gene encoding Piezo-type mechanosensitive ion channel component 1 (Confirmed by transcript evidence), giving the protein MLTKSIVSSSGDSGIYEDGCGIMPYIDDDDDLTPIIMARPAIGSGYTGGRNGWHRSPRQYLTNWWSDTLVKKLHKLANQTIELLWRFFEVHISKIVFVIIAIFIANNINALYIPLVILLSLAICLPSAADGIFSLFMCAYLFLVALSKMIYQLDIVPELSQIDRGVGADNCSHGNISMPEWFGLKKEVEGTEPIYMLFGVIVSIIALAFQSIVIYRQRHYRASLGLPESMRAKVFPDFHHSHFDRSLKNAIQFLIDYGFYKFGLEITMIAIGIDIFNRMDALAAIQCFWLVLFALNKRVFVRRIWVFYVIYMAILYPLQFFSYVGLPPDSCIEYPWSYWIPSYSDDARFNLSYLLNLSIYGVNWPSAYLIGDFFVLLLASCQLAVFRREGEDNDSIYNDGNFVIKPENPQYDFIDTKKSYVDYFKSFVFHYGHWITLMSTLAAGIAGTSLFALGYIIFTLTMLWSGNNLYVMNSTLRSFEHTLKRWNALLGYTLFTITMKVCLQIFGCVFLSWFDQSGGWGKTLCIVRQLFSITCVNNECHVLKELEDFSKACAVETKEGNIGFDVIALSFLVFQIRIFHSWYFQHCMVEYRSEVILANRGAVLKNQLIEKEMKEQNEQQKAKFNDIRRRTEAIRERYQKQIERGAAERDFEPVTYGHAKRAGDYYMFKYDPENDDLVEPVDSFVPEVDPKATAYDRLDPGQIMYAATAHDLDLAKTVQQVKKGDTIKDPDSRALIAVSEPEARKPGGTEETDGDEDEDNKDSKVESTAKFIQKMIASALDLCSVTLNKLCREHRYVGFVLSKEKQKLKSGHSESLSNTSRKLTDIRSAVDLPSLQLVQSANDVEKMETAVSVDWQQKSSATRLLNAVVNCIGAHTDILCYFFAIMTQVMTGGLITLPLPLMSLFWGNLSNPRPSKFFWVTMITYTECVIVIKFVCQFAFMPYNSITWRTEHQMDPMSLDKLFGVSQRDSFALWDIVLLFSLFFHRYMLRKLGLWKDANLTDTFTLKEEPRSASGSDTGSPKKIAQEPKVVVTQSDTLEGTSGGEIVIPSDPNAVSNMEELDCEPPIPEKQSGPIGRFIHQLFHPKFRYIRDLYPIMFGIDVICFLIMTFGYSAFGEGGSGNVLDDVKASRIPVTLVVMLVGMTLAIIIDRALYLRKSVVGKLIYQVLMIAFLHIWVFLVLPNMTRRSAISNHVAQALYVIKSCYFLVSAWQIRNGYPELCIGNLLTHSYGMTNMIAFKVFMNIPFLFELRTAIDWTWTDTSMPLFDFFNMENFYAHIFNIKCARQFEAAYPAPRGIPKGKLVKYMMGFPIIIGVVIFIFSPLLLWSLLNQIGTISMPEKVTLRISIEGYPPLYEMEAQGSNHDNAELGMIKPDQLASLNQALTDSYTTRDTNSILRSRMSVSYLKGYTYEDILIVRFRPESEIYWPISQDSRNAMIDKLSRNTSVNFEVSLEFTRPYDPNENAALKHSKSWLVPISLDMTIRAKIQSALRGDPGHPILIPQSIPAFIQVPNQGELTLPTSIGNTIINDGNPRINTTGMEKSDEARAWFDSLTLNLEQGKSQNEKMWIATSEHPGDQNAKLWIKTANTTYSGRPYLQVVGFIDRAFPSFLAKVFKGGVIAVYLSVILVVGRGLVRGIFTTSPSTVMFTELPNADHLLKICLDIYLVREAKDFMLEQDLFAKLIFLFRSPATLIEWTRMSKKKQE; this is encoded by the exons ATGCTAACAAAGTCAATAGTGAGTAGTAGTGGTGACTCTGGTATTTACGAAGACGGTTGTGGTATCATGCCGTACATTGACGACGACGATGATTTGACGCCAATTATAATGGCAAGACCTGCTATTGGCAGTGGGTACACGGGTGGCAGGAACGGATGGCATAGATCACCCAGGCAGTATTTGACCAACTGGTGGA GCGATACCCTTGTCAAGAAGCTgcacaaattggcaaatcagACAATCGAACTGTTATGGAGGTTTTTCGAAGTTcacatttcgaaaattgtcttTGTCATCATTGCGATTTTTATTGCCAACAAT atcaaTGCTCTATACATTCCACTTGTTATTCTCCTCTCATTGGCTATATGTCTACCATCAGCTGCAGATGGGATATTCTCTTTATTTATGTGTGCCTACTTATTCCTCGTGGCACTGAGCAAGATGATCTACCAACTGGATATTGTTCCCGAGTTATCACAAATCGACCGAGGAGTTGGAGCAGATAACTGTTCACATGGAAATATTTCAATGCCTGAATGGTTTGGATTGAAGAAGGAAGTTGAAGGAACTGAACCAATTTATATGCTCTTTGGAGTCATTGTTTCGATTATTGCATTGGCTTTTCAATCAATTGTTATATATCGACAAAGACATTATCGAGCTTCACTGGGACTTCCTGAATCGATGCGAGCTAAAGTGTTCCCGGACTTCCATCATTCTCATTTTGATAGATCTCTCAAAAATGCCATCCAATTCTTGATAGACTATGGTTTCTATAAGTTTGGACTTGAAATCACGATGATCGCCATTGGAATTGACATTTTCAATCGAATGGATGCATTGGCAGCGATTCAATGTTTCTGGCTTGTCCTGTTTGCGCTCAATAAaag agtctTTGTTCGAAGAATATGGGTATTCTATGTGATCTATATGGCGATTCTGTATCCACTTCAGTTCTTTTCATATGTTGGATTACCACCTGACAGTTGTATTG agtatCCATGGTCGTATTGGATTCCATCGTATAGTGATGATGCGAGATTCAATCTGTCGTATCTTCTGAACTTGTCAATATACGGTGTAAACTGGCCATCAGCATATCTCATTGGCGATTTCTTCGTACTCCTCTTGGCATCATGCCAATTAGCAGTTTTCCGGCGAGAAGGAGAAGATAATGATTCAATTTACAATGATGGAAACTTTGTGATTAAGCCAGAAAATCCACAATATGACTTTATTGACACCAAAAAGAGTTACGTTGATTATTTCAAATCATTCGTTTTCCATTATGGACACTGGATTACATTGATGTCTACACTAGCAGCAGGAATTGCTGGAACGTCACTTTTTGCTTTGGGATACATTATATTCACTCTGACAATGCTGTGGTCTGGTAACAATTTGTATGTGATGAACTCAACTCTACGATCATTTGAACATACTTTGAAACGATGGAATGCACTTTTGGGATACACATTGTTCACGATTACAATGAAAGTTTGCCTTCAA atatttggATGTGTATTCCTGTCGTGGTTCGATCAATCTGGTGGATGGGGAAAGACTCTGTGCATCGTTCGTCAACTCTTCAGTATCACATGTGTTAATAACGAATGTCATGTGCTCAAAGAGCTGGAGGATTTCTCGAAGGCGTGTGCTGTTGAGACGAAAGAAGGAAATATTGGATTTGATGTGATTGCGCTATCCTTCCTCGTCTTCCAAATCCGAATTTTCCATTCTTG gtATTTCCAACACTGCATGGTTGAATATCGAAGTGAGGTTATTCTGGCCAATAG AGGTGCCGTGCTGAAGAATCAACTGATTGAAAAGGAAATGAAGGAACAAAACGAGCAGCAAAAAGCCAAGTTCAATGATATCAGAAGAAGAACTGAAGCTATTCGTGAAAG ATATCAAAAACAAATCGAACGAGGAGCTGCTGAACGTGACTTCGAGCCGGTTACTTATGGGCACG CCAAACGAGCGGGAGACTACTACATGTTCAAATACGATCCTGAAAATGATGATCTTGTGGAACCCGTCGACAGTTTTGTACCAGAAGTTGATCCCAAGGCAACTGCATATGATCGACTTGATCCTGGACAG ATAATGTACGCTGCCACCGCTCACGACCTCGACCTCGCCAAAACTGTACAGCAAGTCAAGAAAGGCGATACTATCAAAGATCCTGATTCACGTGCTCTTATCGCTGTTTCTGAACCAGAAGCTCGTAAGCCAGGAGGCACTGAAGAAACGGATGGTGATGAAGATGAGGATAATAAGGATTCGAAAGTGGAAAGTACTGctaaattcattcaaaaaatgatcgCTTCTGCCTTGGACTTGTGTAGTGTAACACTAAACAAACTGTGCAGAGAACACCGATATGTTGGATTTGTTTTGAGCaaggaaaaacaaaagttgaaGTCAGGACACTCGGAATCTCTTTCAAATACATCTAGAAAGCTGACGGATATTCGATCTGCAGTTGATCTACCAAGTCTTCAACTTGTGCAATCGGCGAATGATGTTGAAAAGATGGAGACAGCCGTCAGCGTGGATTGGCAACAAAAATCATCAGCAACGAGACTATTGAATGCAGTTGTGAATTGTATTGGAGCACACACTGATATTCTCTGCTACTTCTTCGCAATTATGACACAAGTGATGACTGGTGGACTTATTACTCTTCCACTTCCTCTGATGTCACTATTCTGGGGAAATCTATCGAATCCTCGTCCATCCAAGTTCTTCTGGGTCACAATGATCACCTACACTGAGTGTGTCATTGTTATCAAGTttgtttgccaatttgcatTCATGCCTTACAATTCTATCACGTGGCGAACAGAGCATCAAATGGACCCGATGTCATTGGATAAGTTATTCGGAGTATCACAGAGAGATAGTTTTGCACTTTGGGACATTGTTTTGCTCTTCTCACTCTTCTTCCATCGGTATATGCTCAGAAAGTTAGGGTTATGGAAGGATGCCAATTTGACGGACACGTTCACTTTGAAG gaagagCCTCGATCGGCGTCAGGATCGGACACAGGATCACCCAAGAAAATTGCTCAAGAGCCAAAGGTTGTTGTAACTCAGTCAGATACCCTTGAAGGTACAAGTGGAGGAGAGA TAGTCATACCATCTGATCCAAATGCAGTTTCCAATATGGAAGAATTAGACTGCGAACCTCCGATTCCAGAGAAGCAAAGTGGACCAATTGGAAGATTCATTCATCAATTATTCCATCCAAAATTCCGTTACATTCGTGATTTGTATCCAATAATGTTTGGAATCGATGTGATATGCTTCCTCATCATGACATTTGGATACTCGGCATTTGGTGAAGGAGGTTCTGGAAATGTTTTAGATGATGTGAAGGCTTCTCGTATTCCGGTAACACTTGTTGTTATGCTCGTTGGAATGACTCTGGCAATTATCATTGATCGAGCACTCTACCTCAGAAAATCAGTTGTCGGAAAGCTAATCTATCAAGTCTTAATGATTGCTTTCCTTCACATTTGGGTATTCCTTGTTCTTCCAAATATGACTCGTCGTTCTGCGATATCGAATCACGTTGCTCAAGCATTGTACGTCATCAAATCGTGCTATTTCCTTGTGTCTGCTTGGCAGATCCGAAATGGTTATCCTGAACTTTGTATTGGAAATCTATTAACACATTCATACGGAATGACCAATATGATTGCATTCAAAGT ATTCATGAATATTCCATTCCTCTTCGAGCTTCGTACAGCTATTGATTGGACATGGACAGATACTTCAATGCCTCTTTTCGATTTCTTCAATATGGAAAATTTCTATGCTCATATATTCAATATCAAGTGTGCCCGCCAGTTCGAAGCTGCCTATCCAGCTCCAAGAGGGATTCCCAAAGGAAAGTTGGTCAAGTATATGATGGGATTCCCAATTATCATTGGAGTCGTTATCTTCATCTTTTCTCCTCTATTGCTCTGGTCGCTACTCAATCAAATCGGAACTATCAGTATGCCAGAAAAAGTTACGTTGAGGATTTCGATTGAAGGATATCCACCACTTTACGAGATGGAGGCACAAGGAAGTAATCACGATAACGCTGAACTTGGAATGATAAAACCTGATCAATTGGCATCTTTGAATCAAGCATTGACGGATAGTTACACGACACGAGACACTAATTCTATTTTAAGATCAAGAATGTCTGTATCATATCTGAAAGGATACACATATGAGGATATTCTGATTGTGCGATTCCGTccagaatctgaaatttattggcCGATTTCACAGGATTCGAGAAATGCGATGAT cGATAAATTGAGCCGAAACACGTCAGTCAATTTTGAAGTATCTCTGGAATTCACTCGGCCATATGATCCAAATGAAAACGCTGCTTTAAAACATTCGAAATCGTGGCTTGTTCCAATCTCCCTGGATATGACGATTCgagcaaaaattcaaagtgcTCTCCGAGGAGATCCAGGTCATCCGATTCTCATTCCACAGTCAATTCCTGCGTTTATTCAAGTTCCAAATCAAGGAGAATTGACCCTTCCAACATCAATCGGAAATACTATTATCAATGACGGAAATCCACGGATTAATACGACCGGGATGGAAAAATCAGACGAAGCTCGGGCTTGGTTCGACTCGTTAACCTTGAATCTCGAACAAGGAAAATCGCAAAACGAGAAAATGTGGATCGCCACATCCGAACATCCAGGAGACCAAAATGCGAAACTCTGGATAAAGACTGCAAATACGACGTATTCGGGAAGGCCGTACCTTCAAGTTGTCGGATTTATTGATAGAGCATTCCCATCATTTTTGgcgaaagttttcaaaggaGGAGTCATTGCAGTGTATCTTTCAGTTATCCTCGTCGTTGGAAGAg GTCTGGTTCGTGGAATCTTCACCACATCTCCAAGCACTGTCATGTTCACAGAATTACCGAATGCGGATcatcttctcaaaatttgtctCGACATCTATTTGGTTCGAGAAGCGAAGGACTTCATGTTGGAGCAG GATCTCTTCGCCAAATTAATATTCCTGTTCCGATCACCAGCGACACTCATCGAATGGACACGAATGAGCAAAAAGAAGCaagaataa